CGGAAGATCCAAGAAGATGTCATATGAATTTATATGTGTGGtttatttgatttgataattttttacgcAATTTGAACTTTGCATTTAAAACTTCCGGCTCAAATCacgataaaaagtactggcactcaaGGTACTGGtactttttgcttttaattctatttcgaCAGtacaaaatatctgatatatcgtaatttttaaaccaatatttaCCGTTAAgtcactgaatcactgtaattaattaaatatcactGCAAAcattatggtataaaattttgtggCTTAAAGGGTTTTGTCGGTAAAAAGGGTTTTACGGATAAAGCACCATGGGTACTAGTACTTTTTATCGTGATTTTATCCCAAATTGTTTacagtgtatttatttttttattatttttatgatttaaataattgaaaatgtgaattattctatttatctaaatgcatttaaagtgTCATTAGTCGTAAACTCTAGATATTATAGAATACAAGCAATTTGCTtatgtgttttgaaaaatagaatccAAACTATAAAACAGCATTTCATCTCGCTGTATTAAATAATCGTAAGCGCTGCTgctgtttttaataatcaacttttcgttttctttttttttccttactgcagcttattattatattactataGCTTAAAATTGCGAGCACAAAGAACAtgacagaataaaaatatttgttattcgtTAAACAGTTCGAGAATTGTTAACTATTAAACTttaggtaaaatttatcatgcaaaaaatacaaactgaaaTGCAACTGTGGAATTGAAATTATACTTGCTGGAAGAGCAATTTATATTTGTGAACTTAAAACGCGCTTTTCTTTCCTCGAAAAtcttatttgtttgaaagttaattcaattttaagatctgttttttttctctctctcttttgcagtatatattttctatttgttgaaaaaaatatctttctccCTCGTAATCTTCATTTTCTAAGAGCTCGCGCTTGAGTTAATGTCAAAAGTAATAGAATAAGAGAGGTAAAATTCCTTGTTAACAGATATAAATCTTagcatttgcataaattttttttttaaataataataatttaattcaagagAATTGAAAATCATTTCCTATTTGAACTGTTATACGTCTCTTTGAGCAGCAAAATCATTTCTCTTCATAACTatcttagtaaaattatttttatttttttattgagtcACACAACAGTTtaggttagtttttttttccaagtgcagatgataatagttttcaaatacaggttttattatacaaatttttatatatcagAGCAATTGACGTGTTCTTATATAAAACTgcaataactttataattttttgctagaATGTTCTTTGCtttatggaaaatattgtcTAAATGATGAAAGAGAAACAATTATAGGGATTGGTAGGTGGAGCAAGCAGGGGGCGGAAGCtcctagtttaaaaaatattaagaaattaaaaatgttttttattaactagtttttgaatttttcaaaattactaaaaatttacgTTACATCGACCAGTCAAAATCCCATACCCttatataattaactttaaaagaagcttattgtaaaaacatgatgtaagttactttttaaacaataaatatctcATAAAATTTCGTACAATTTAAGTTCAATTAAGTCAAAGGAGatcaaaaatcaatataattatgcattacaAGCAACTCATTTAAGATTGTAAGTAATAGAACGTTTTATAACAcaaaagtaaggaaaatatGAACATCTGTAACTACTAACCTAACTGTTTTGACATTGTATAGAAATCGAGAAACAAAACAGTCACATGTTTATTACAATTTCCATAGCccaaatattttgagataaattattgtttagtaCGGTAGAATTAAAAATCGGTCGAAAGTCTCAATCAATAACAGTAATCCTGCTTCTGTTCATACaataatcttttataaattgtaggaataattttattttattttctgaaaacttaTAAATGCAAAGATTTGTTTTCTTGTGTTCAGTTTTGTAATCTCAGGCTTTACTaagaactaatttaataattaactattgtatttattattaccaatttttatttttttctctaaaccACCAATTCAGCaatctgatttatttttcaagttcaaAACAATTCACAAATTTCGTAATTATGacacattaattaaaaacgctgtagaattaaataatttaagctgTTATACTGTTAAATCCAGATCATTCTAAAGGAATCTTTTAGCTCTGAGAATggatttttgaagttaatgttAAAATCGCTTATTCGATATCTCAAAGGATTGTATCCGTAATTCAGACCATGCATTCTAATTCCACCCAGTCCATGAATTCCACTGAGAGATAACTGGCGAAATCGTTTCAATGGCTCATCTATACCATAAGAATATTTCTTTGGAACAAAATTTGGGGAATAGTTCATTATTGGACCCGATCGTTTGAAAAATCTTGAATTGGGAAAACTGTTGTAATCTGTTTCTCGGTGTTCTGAGGAAATCAATTCACGAAGTTCATTTTTTCGACCTCGTGAATTGGATCCCCTGATCCGCTTCCTGTTCTCCTCCGCAAGATCTCGAAGAAATTGGTCGTTTATTTCATGCTCTTTTCGACCATTTCCATGATCATAACCATGACCATGACTTTCTGAATGCGCTGCCTTGTCATGACTTTTGACTTCACGCTCATAGCCATATGATTTTTCATAAccatattctttttctttctcataATATCCCCGATCATGTGATTTCTTAGCGTGATCTTCTTTATCACCAACAGCATGACTGGATGATTGGTGACCGCGGTTTAATCTGTTTTTACGCAGTAAATCCTTGACGTACTGGTAATCACTTGAATCAAAATCCTTGTCCTCATAGTCAGAGTATTTCTCTAGAAGTCTTTTTAGGCGACTTTCATCGTAATCCCTGACTTGTTTCCCTCCATCCTGGTGTCTGATATAATTAGTTCTTTCTCGATAGTAAGGACGCTCATGATAATAAGGACTCATAAGAGAATGTCTCTCATAGTTCTCATTTCCTTCAACAGAAAAAGCAGCCAGACACCATGCAATGACGTTCAGCTAAAAaggatatataaaaataatattttaagtatttaaatgtaaacgggaaaaaaaatccatgtttttagaaaaatagcattcttaatatttacaatacatatataatacttagaatacttattttattttataaaaaataagtgtttgaatgaggataaaataatttgaacacCAATAAATGTCtgcgaaggaaaaaaattatgtatgacGGAATAGAAATTTGAtgtaatcatgaaaaaaatagaaatttttcttcagcGGAAGAGTGAATACTATGAATATGCACACTAAGAGTCATTTTAAAAGTGTACAGGGAGTCTCATATTTATCAAAACGTTCAACTCGAGAAATGCACGTTGAAtcgaaaatacaaaaatacgaaatgtgatattaaatttattgaactaGATACCACTACCTCATCTTTTAAGGTGGAGGCATTTTTAGATTCTTAAATGGAAACCTCCATTTTTTCAttgcagatttggatttttcataaaatgaccttcaatttgagtttttatgttttaattaccAGACGGCactgtaattgaaaattttatatattaatgtgctgtaatcaaaaaatttatgttttgaaaaacgtAATGTCACTGAACTCGACCCCCATCCCATTCGGCCTCACTTCCTGGGAATCATCAGTCACTCCAGCCTCAAAACTAGTGCTATTTGCAATATAAATCCTCCGTTTGGTACAAGTACATTGGAAGTAGAATCGTATatgcaatgtttttaatttattttctgctttttatctaagttttttttagtttttattataataattattctattttatcacATTACATATACATTTCCcttcaatacttttaaaataatacaatgaaTTTCTTCAAAGATAGTTAACATTCACTCTTATTATTAGTTGTAGTGTGTATTTCCATACGATACCTAGTAGAATAGAGTGGCAGTAATTCTTTTTAGTCCCTGTATTTAACGTAATTGCATGCAGCATTACGACAAACAGCTTTTAAACGGTTCAGATTGGGTTCGCAAAAGCGATAAATAGTGGAGTCGCTGCACTTTTGTCTaccttttttttaccttttctattgttaaagatagtttattttcaaaaagggttacatatatttttaaataataaaagaaggagtttaaacaaataattatcagAAATCAATAACGAGGTTTTTCAAACATTgccttatgtttttttttgggggggggggaaggtttctttctgattaaaaatatgctaaaccATGTAAACATTTAGATAACATTGAATTATGAACCTTTTCGTTGAATTATGAAGTTTAATAATCCCCTCTACGAAAACCCTCTTAGTTAGGTGATCAAACGCACGCTTTGTTTCATAAGCTTTGTCCAAAACGCGaaactttacataattttgctctatttttcaaaataaataaatagcgcaaccaaaattataattaaattgcgTGCAAATCGatcaaaatattagttaatatttattataagcataaaaacttttaaataaaatttttaaaaaatatttaatttcataaaattaaaattttttatcttaaaatctttaaaattttattcttataggtCAAGAATAAAGTgaacctttattttatttatgggaCAAATTATGGTtagtaaaatatctatttaaacccgttaatgaaattaatgataGATTGCGAAGAAACTATAATAGTTTTCAACAACTTAATAGTATCAGATATCAAGTCAacgttataaattttgtattaaaagttacatatgtataaaatgttcaaattgtTTGAACCATTCCTGATATAAATGACGCGTATAATTCCTTACAATATTCAaagcttaaataatatttcttaaaagtaaaaagtttaactCATTTGTTTACAAGGAAAAGTAATCAACTTGCATTATTATGGCAGAAACTTCGGGCTTCTTTGTGTTTTACTAAATATTCAATAGATGTCGCCACTAAATTTTCTttgacaaataataataaattaagctagtttttagattcaaattatagttctattttctgtcctttttaatttttacaaataaaagaagaagaattttgaAGGCAAGAATTACATGTGTTATGTTAgtttgttagtttttaattaaaattagtaactaatttctttcattatcatttttgtattaagaagaaaaaatggaaaacaaaaagaatttaattttttcaagtaaaagaagaaaaattttgaggaGAAGAATTACATGTAATATGTTAGTTtccaattaaaattagtaactaattttcatattcattttcgtatttatgagaaaaaatggaaaaacaaaaagaattaaaactaaataatccCAGCTATACATTACGCTCAGTTTAAtctaaaagcacattttttatcCCAGCTTGActttacaaactaaaaaaaatttcaacatgaCAATTTGTCCAGAGGGTAACTggaatataacttttaaaaaaaagtgtggcAATTAATTTTATGGTCAAATTTAATTATCCTCAAAAATATCGTATgaatttcatgcaatttttaatatatttcaaagcaACTTCCATCTGCCTGACAGTAATTTTCAGAAACAACTTTTTAAGTCCTCGtttggaatctttttttaattctaatttaaggTGTTTTTTAGTGACTTCATTCTTCAACCTTGcttctttagaaaattttttaatttcggtGCTTGTGAAAAGGGATATGGAACCGTAATTTtcgaaactataaaatttaccaaaGGGGCATGATTTCACCAAAGATTAAGGATGCAGAAAACGTAAGGATCGTCAAGAAGGAACAGCTATAATATTTTGAGCATTTATCAATAAAGcttctatattaaataaaacttttataactttgtgcatgaagctgatcgttaAATACTTAAAGATTATATACCTCTCTTTaactctaatttaaaattatacaataataaaatttattggaaaacaACCTGATATGCAACTGTAAAACTGTTAACAAATTTTGATaccaatttaaatatgtttatcataaaatattgtttcgtaGCGTAATATTGTGAGATAACGTTGTAATAAAAGTGCaccatttttagttttaagcctttaatttagaataataatcaGAATCAGAAAGTATTAATAGCGGAGTACTCATAAGAGAATGTCTCTCATAGTTTTCATTTCCTTCAACAGAAAAAGCAGCCAGACACCATGCAATGACGTTCAGCTAAAAaggatatataaaaataatattttaagtatttaaatgtaaacgggaaaaaaaatttatgtttttagaaaaatagcattcttaatatttacaatacatatataatacttagaatacttattttattttataaaaaataagtgtttgaatgaggataaaataatttgaacacCAATAAATGTCtgcgaaggaaaaaaattatgtatgacGGAATAGAAATTTGAtgtaatcatgaaaaaaatagaaatttNtatatatatatatagatttagaCATTTATTATgatgaagaatttttatgtaaatctgTGTTCAATGAAGTTAAGCAgttaatatttcgaaaaatgatgtaaaagtcTAAAGCAATATTAAGAATCAACTCTTTGCTCAATTGCTATATAACTTCTTGAGCGAAAAATAGTGGAGTAGTTTTTGTAGcgtccaaaaattaaataagaattttaaaataaagtttgtgaATGGTGTTTCAGTTTTACATCAGCAAAATcattaagtttgaattttatccTATTAGAACTAAAATCTTTGTTATTGCAGGATTATAAAATCAGCCGCTTATTAAAATCAAGATTGAAAGAATAGAATCATTACACTTTCCAAACATGATAAAGAAAATCATGTTAAATGCATTCTTGAATGAAGCCATTATTACCGTTTCATATAATGAAAATCAAGCTTTTGGAGagtacttgttttaaaaatgaaaaaaaaaaatcgtactttttcttttcggaaaatatagaattttcgTTTTTCTCAAAGTATGTACAACAAATTCCAATTAGATATTCACGCACAAAAGAAACAAAGCTACAGGTTTTGGGGAATACACTTTTAGGGTAAATTGAAGGGTAAATAGGAGACTATTGAAAggtattttaagataaattcgaaaagtattcaaatgacattcaataaaatactgaaagttacagaaacttttataaattttcaagtgttgttatatgtttaattttaaaattcagataatcaaacaataattattttaaaacccgCTATTATAAAACTATCTCTCCCCCCTCCCTCTCTCCTGTGAATATATGatcaaaatatctaatataaattaaaacagttaaaattatgCAAGAATGTTGTAAGTGATTTAgcttttcgtatttaattttataaccagtgTTGAGCAACCGACCTAAATCTGAGTtcacgactatcaatgttcacctccatagtcttgtaattttaatcccAACACAGAAGACAAGAGATCATCTGGATTATGCATCGGAACAATATAGTCATCTTTGAGGTCTTTTGGAtgaaactaatccgcatttgcgtttcatggagcggaaaaccacgaaaatatcccatggttagcccgactGCAAGGgcattttaacccatgatccatctaccactaaggatattttatgttgtttagCCGGGAGCataattcgtatcaatcagccacCAATGACATTCGAGCTtgggtcacctcattaggaggcaaacgctctatctcctgaaccACCTCGACTCcttttaagatatttgaaaatttctttgaaattcttcttcttcttcaggagCGTAACAGCCCTttgcaggccttggctgcctcaacagcaCGCCTTCTCCAGCTCCCTCTGTCCATGGCTTGAAATTACCTTTGTTTTAATCATTGGACACTTCATAAAATCAATCACTTTATGAAGTCAAGCTTCCCCTGAACGTATGCGATTTTAATAAGCTGTGGGaactgtataataaaaatggtactttttaattaattattttttaattttgatattaaaatcaatttatagttAAGAAGAATACGATTACTCGGTTGGTGATCGAAGCCAGTAATGGGCAGAACTTCCTAGTTACTTTATAAAATGTCCTTTTATacaacaaatacaaaaatattttcaatgtaaattgtattgttttgttttcgcGAATCGATTAAGATGTCTACTTATAACATGCACGCACTTCAAAGATAACAAAGAAAGGAAATGGGTGTGCCACATCTTACGAAagactatttatattttcaggCTTATTCTGATGCATATAACtggatttgtttatttaattgtgatCTTGAAGTGTTAAATgacatcataaaataattaacattgttAAAGTCAGTgaaatcatgtaaaaata
This window of the Parasteatoda tepidariorum isolate YZ-2023 chromosome 4, CAS_Ptep_4.0, whole genome shotgun sequence genome carries:
- the LOC139425494 gene encoding uncharacterized protein, translated to MFLLNVIAWCLAAFSVEGNENYERHSLMSPYYHERPYYRERTNYIRHQDGGKQVRDYDESRLKRLLEKYSDYEDKDFDSSDYQYVKDLLRKNRLNRGHQSSSHAVGDKEDHAKKSHDRGYYEKEKEYGYEKSYGYEREVKSHDKAAHSESHGHGYDHGNGRKEHEINDQFLRDLAEENRKRIRGSNSRGRKNELRELISSEHRETDYNSFPNSRFFKRSGPIMNYSPNFVPKKYSYGIDEPLKRFRQLSLSGIHGLGGIRMHGLNYGYNPLRYRISDFNINFKNPFSELKDSFRMIWI